In Curtobacterium sp. MCPF17_002, one genomic interval encodes:
- a CDS encoding M23 family metallopeptidase translates to MPHSSLSPVQTDGPGNDPTPVVHLTRRARIEAERAAAATVAGGDRAERATVVAEPTGASRQSFEDLVSPVTPPAPASPIDFAPASPAMPASTAAPVTPPAPSSPIVASSAPSTSAPATRATPDAAQSPSAPATRRVLGQVPASRRPGRTVRAGGSATAHVDRATRHLGAGRPKAVAAPAVAPARKQGASFRRAASRVTAVGALLFAAGLVVSTSLPAQAFYTPETGSTSARSTAAGATQSLSVGSGATDAETNRDQYSVSSATQYKNVDSSSFTNDPNGTIQWPFLTGVPITSGFGGRQVEGCSFCSTNHMGVDFAPGEGTPIRVIAGGTVIKVQANDGGFGNDVWVQHDVDGKQFVSVYGHMEDNSFKVVTGQQVAVGDELGLVGSTGNSTGPHLHLEVHVDGVPVDPLAWLEANAN, encoded by the coding sequence ATGCCCCACTCCTCCCTCTCGCCCGTGCAGACCGACGGCCCCGGGAACGACCCGACACCGGTCGTGCACCTCACCCGACGGGCGCGCATCGAGGCGGAGCGAGCAGCTGCCGCGACGGTCGCCGGGGGTGACCGTGCCGAGCGGGCGACGGTCGTGGCGGAGCCGACCGGTGCCTCCCGTCAGTCCTTCGAGGACCTCGTGTCGCCCGTGACGCCGCCGGCACCTGCGTCCCCGATCGACTTCGCGCCGGCCTCGCCGGCGATGCCGGCCTCGACCGCCGCCCCCGTGACCCCGCCCGCGCCGTCGTCGCCGATCGTGGCGTCGTCCGCGCCGTCGACGTCCGCCCCGGCCACGCGCGCCACGCCGGATGCCGCGCAGTCGCCCTCCGCCCCCGCCACCCGTCGTGTGCTCGGCCAGGTGCCGGCATCGCGCCGCCCGGGTCGCACCGTGCGAGCCGGCGGCAGCGCGACCGCGCACGTCGACCGCGCCACCCGTCACCTCGGTGCCGGGCGCCCGAAGGCGGTCGCCGCGCCCGCCGTCGCCCCCGCTCGGAAGCAGGGCGCGTCCTTCCGTCGTGCGGCCTCCCGCGTGACCGCCGTCGGCGCGCTCCTCTTCGCCGCCGGGCTCGTGGTGTCCACGTCGTTGCCGGCGCAGGCGTTCTACACGCCGGAGACCGGCTCCACGTCCGCGCGCAGCACCGCCGCCGGCGCCACCCAGTCACTCAGCGTCGGCTCGGGTGCGACCGACGCCGAGACGAACCGCGACCAGTACTCGGTGTCGAGCGCGACGCAGTACAAGAACGTCGACTCCTCGAGCTTCACGAACGACCCGAACGGCACCATCCAGTGGCCGTTCCTCACCGGGGTGCCGATCACCTCCGGGTTCGGCGGCCGCCAGGTCGAGGGCTGCTCCTTCTGCTCGACGAACCACATGGGCGTCGACTTCGCCCCCGGCGAGGGCACCCCGATCCGGGTCATCGCCGGCGGCACCGTCATCAAGGTGCAGGCGAACGACGGCGGCTTCGGCAACGACGTCTGGGTCCAGCACGATGTCGACGGCAAGCAGTTCGTCAGCGTCTACGGCCACATGGAGGACAACTCCTTCAAGGTGGTCACGGGACAGCAGGTCGCGGTCGGCGACGAGCTCGGACTCGTCGGCAGCACGGGCAACTCGACCGGCCCCCACCTGCACCTCGAGGTGCACGTCGACGGCGTCCCGGTGGACCCGCTGGCGTGGCTCGAGGCCAACGCGAACTAG
- the cls gene encoding cardiolipin synthase, whose amino-acid sequence MEHWLTVAITVLLVLLDLAIRVFSIIYVPINRKPQTATAWLLAIFLIPYVGFIVFLLIGSTKLPQARREKQTEINAYILEQTEGIERVRRDHPWPLWLESITTLNRQLGAMPLVGGNSAELYPDYEESIAEMARAIDQSRRFVHVEFYIATIDDTTRPFFDALARAQARGVSVRFLLDHWASRGYPGYKETLAFMDGAGIEWHLMLPLLPLQGKFQRPDLRNHRKIMVIDGSVAFTGSQNLIDSSYDLKSHLDKGMVYKDLFARFEGPVVAGLNALFVTDWYSETDELLLRESDPVQRADRGDALDCQVVPSGPGFDGENNLRLFNALLYSAQQKVSITSPYFVPDDSMLYAITTTAQRGVEVELFVGEMGDHAMTWHAQRSYYEGLLRAGVKIWLYRAPTILHAKHFTIDDEVSVIGSSNMDMRSFSLNLEVSVMVRGRRFVDALREVQEAYKEHSFELTLDAWVKRPRRSQVLDNVARLTAALQ is encoded by the coding sequence GTGGAGCACTGGCTCACCGTCGCGATCACCGTCCTCCTGGTCCTGCTGGACCTGGCGATCCGCGTCTTCTCGATCATCTACGTCCCGATCAACCGGAAGCCGCAGACCGCGACGGCCTGGTTGCTCGCGATCTTCCTCATCCCGTACGTCGGGTTCATCGTCTTCCTCCTCATCGGCTCGACGAAGCTCCCGCAAGCACGGCGTGAGAAGCAGACCGAGATCAACGCGTACATCCTCGAGCAGACCGAGGGCATCGAGCGGGTGCGCCGGGACCACCCGTGGCCGCTGTGGCTCGAGAGCATCACGACGCTGAACCGGCAGCTCGGCGCGATGCCGCTCGTCGGTGGCAACTCGGCGGAGCTGTACCCGGACTACGAGGAGTCCATCGCCGAGATGGCACGTGCGATCGACCAGTCGCGTCGGTTCGTGCACGTCGAGTTCTACATCGCGACGATCGACGACACCACGCGCCCGTTCTTCGATGCCCTCGCCCGCGCGCAGGCCCGGGGTGTCTCGGTGCGGTTCCTGCTCGACCACTGGGCCAGCCGCGGCTACCCCGGGTACAAGGAGACGCTGGCGTTCATGGACGGCGCCGGCATCGAGTGGCACCTCATGCTGCCGCTCCTGCCGCTGCAGGGGAAGTTCCAGCGCCCGGACCTCCGCAACCACCGGAAGATCATGGTGATCGACGGTTCGGTGGCGTTCACCGGGTCGCAGAACCTCATCGACAGCTCGTACGACCTCAAGTCGCACCTCGACAAGGGCATGGTCTACAAGGACCTGTTCGCCCGGTTCGAGGGTCCGGTCGTGGCCGGCCTCAACGCCCTGTTCGTGACCGACTGGTACAGCGAGACCGACGAGCTGCTGCTGCGCGAGAGCGACCCGGTGCAACGGGCGGACCGCGGCGACGCGCTGGACTGCCAGGTCGTGCCGTCCGGGCCGGGCTTCGACGGCGAGAACAACCTGCGCCTCTTCAACGCGCTGCTCTACTCCGCGCAGCAGAAGGTGTCGATCACGTCGCCGTACTTCGTGCCGGACGACTCGATGCTCTACGCCATCACGACGACCGCGCAGCGCGGGGTCGAGGTCGAGCTGTTCGTCGGCGAGATGGGCGACCACGCCATGACCTGGCACGCCCAGCGCTCCTACTACGAGGGCCTCCTCCGCGCCGGCGTGAAGATCTGGCTGTACCGGGCACCGACGATCCTGCACGCGAAGCACTTCACGATCGACGACGAGGTGTCGGTGATCGGGTCGAGCAATATGGACATGCGGTCGTTCAGCCTCAACCTCGAGGTCTCGGTGATGGTCCGTGGGCGGCGCTTCGTCGACGCGCTGCGCGAGGTCCAGGAGGCCTACAAGGAGCACAGCTTCGAGCTCACGCTCGACGCGTGGGTGAAGCGGCCGCGCCGGTCCCAGGTGCTCGACAACGTCGCGCGGCTCACGGCGGCGCTGCAGTAG
- a CDS encoding UDP-N-acetylmuramate dehydrogenase, which produces MLADLTTLRVGGAAARLLTATTTDELVAHARSAWEGDEWLVLGGGSNLLVADDGFDGTVVLVRTTGVTAEPDTDGVTVRVAAGEPWDAFVASTVEHGWTGLEALSGIPGTVGAAPVQNIGAYGVELSDVLTRVEFLDAATGERAWVPAAELALGYRTSTLKHGRRGVVLTVEFRLGTASGDGVPVRYAQLAGSLGVELGDVVAPATVRAEVLRLRGSKGMVLDADDPDTWSAGSFFTNPIVSAGFAETLPAEAPRWPAGDDVKLSAAWLIEQAGVHRGYAVPGSRAAISSKHTLALTNRGGATAAQVAELARYVQVTVLNRFGVALVPEPVVVGDLLA; this is translated from the coding sequence GTGCTCGCGGACCTCACGACGCTCCGCGTCGGTGGCGCGGCCGCACGACTGCTCACGGCGACCACGACCGACGAACTCGTCGCGCACGCCCGCTCGGCGTGGGAGGGCGACGAGTGGCTCGTCCTCGGCGGCGGCAGCAACCTCCTGGTCGCCGACGACGGCTTCGACGGCACGGTGGTGCTGGTGCGCACCACCGGCGTCACCGCCGAGCCCGACACGGACGGTGTCACCGTCCGCGTCGCGGCCGGTGAACCGTGGGACGCGTTCGTCGCCTCCACCGTCGAGCACGGTTGGACGGGCCTGGAGGCACTGAGCGGCATCCCGGGCACGGTCGGCGCGGCCCCCGTGCAGAACATCGGCGCCTACGGGGTCGAGCTCTCCGATGTGCTCACCCGGGTCGAGTTCCTCGATGCGGCCACGGGGGAGCGCGCGTGGGTGCCCGCGGCCGAGCTGGCGCTCGGCTACCGCACGTCCACGCTCAAGCACGGACGCCGGGGTGTGGTGCTGACGGTGGAGTTCCGGCTCGGCACGGCCTCGGGCGACGGGGTGCCGGTCCGCTACGCCCAGCTCGCGGGGTCGCTCGGAGTCGAGCTCGGGGACGTCGTCGCCCCCGCGACCGTCCGGGCCGAGGTGCTGCGGCTGCGCGGCTCGAAGGGCATGGTCCTCGACGCGGACGACCCCGACACGTGGAGCGCCGGGTCGTTCTTCACGAACCCGATCGTGTCGGCCGGGTTCGCCGAGACGCTGCCCGCCGAGGCCCCGCGCTGGCCGGCCGGCGACGACGTGAAGCTCAGCGCCGCGTGGCTCATCGAGCAGGCGGGGGTGCACCGGGGGTACGCGGTGCCCGGTTCCCGTGCGGCGATCTCGTCGAAGCACACGCTCGCGCTGACGAACCGCGGGGGAGCGACTGCCGCCCAGGTGGCCGAGCTCGCCCGGTACGTGCAGGTGACCGTCCTCAACCGCTTCGGGGTCGCGCTCGTGCCCGAGCCCGTGGTCGTGGGGGACCTGCTGGCCTGA
- a CDS encoding inositol monophosphatase family protein, which produces MTAALTPSQFADLAESIAREAAALAARRRAEGVEVADRKSSIADVVTAADREVEALIRARIAEARPDDAFFGEESGTGAGTSGTTWVVDPIDGTVNYLYGSPEYGVSIGVVRGEADPATWEPVAGVVVAPATGVVYRAVAGQGATRDGVPLHVGAPASLAETLVATGFGYTADRRREQVAVLAGLIGEVRDIRRGGAASLDCCAVGAGTVDAYYERGINPWDMAAGSIVAREAGAETRLWEAGGTRSFLFASPAVVDELAILLQRLEGTALDR; this is translated from the coding sequence ATGACCGCTGCGCTCACGCCATCCCAGTTCGCCGACCTCGCCGAGTCGATCGCCCGTGAAGCCGCGGCCCTCGCCGCTCGCCGTCGCGCAGAAGGCGTCGAGGTCGCCGACCGGAAGTCGAGCATCGCCGACGTGGTCACCGCGGCCGACCGGGAGGTCGAAGCCCTCATCCGTGCCCGCATCGCCGAGGCCCGGCCGGACGACGCCTTCTTCGGCGAGGAGTCCGGCACCGGCGCCGGCACGTCCGGCACGACCTGGGTGGTCGACCCCATCGACGGCACCGTCAACTACCTCTACGGCAGCCCGGAGTACGGCGTGAGCATCGGGGTCGTCCGCGGCGAGGCCGATCCCGCGACCTGGGAACCCGTCGCCGGCGTCGTCGTCGCTCCCGCAACGGGCGTCGTGTACCGCGCGGTCGCGGGTCAGGGTGCGACTCGCGACGGCGTCCCGTTGCACGTCGGAGCGCCGGCGTCCCTCGCCGAGACCCTCGTCGCCACCGGCTTCGGGTACACCGCCGACCGCCGACGCGAGCAGGTCGCCGTGCTCGCCGGACTCATCGGCGAGGTCCGTGACATCCGCCGAGGGGGAGCGGCGTCGCTCGACTGCTGCGCGGTGGGGGCCGGCACGGTCGACGCCTACTACGAGCGCGGGATCAACCCGTGGGACATGGCCGCCGGGTCGATCGTCGCCCGCGAGGCCGGCGCCGAGACCCGGCTCTGGGAAGCCGGCGGGACGCGGTCCTTCCTCTTCGCGAGCCCGGCGGTCGTCGACGAGTTGGCCATCCTGCTGCAGCGCCTCGAGGGGACGGCCCTCGACCGCTGA
- a CDS encoding MaoC/PaaZ C-terminal domain-containing protein: MTAAAVTALEVGTVVAEREVHITRDSLVRYAGASGDFNPIHYRDDVAASVGLPGVLAHGMLTMGLAVQPVSEWLGDRGSVVRYGVRFTRPVVVDPEQGATVGVVAKVGTVDDEGRPQRIDLTVTAAGQTVLGKAQVTVAFR, translated from the coding sequence ATGACCGCCGCAGCTGTGACCGCACTCGAGGTCGGCACCGTCGTCGCCGAGCGCGAGGTCCACATCACCCGCGACTCCCTCGTCCGGTACGCCGGCGCCTCAGGCGACTTCAACCCGATCCACTACCGCGACGACGTCGCCGCCTCGGTCGGGCTCCCCGGCGTGCTGGCGCACGGCATGCTCACGATGGGCCTCGCCGTGCAGCCGGTCTCCGAGTGGCTCGGTGACCGAGGGTCCGTCGTCCGCTACGGCGTGCGCTTCACCCGTCCCGTCGTCGTCGACCCCGAGCAGGGCGCCACCGTCGGCGTCGTGGCGAAGGTCGGCACCGTCGACGACGAGGGACGCCCGCAGCGCATCGACCTCACCGTGACCGCCGCCGGGCAGACCGTGCTCGGCAAGGCGCAGGTCACGGTGGCGTTCCGCTGA
- a CDS encoding YajQ family cyclic di-GMP-binding protein, with amino-acid sequence MADSSFDVVSKVDKMEAENALNQAAKEIDQRYDFKGADASIAFSGEDVLIKANSEERAKAVLDVLQSKAIKRNISLKSLDAGDPYPSGKEYRIEVKFKNGIEQDVAKKIGAFLRANAAKSVKSQIQGDELRVSSKSRDDLQNTIQLLKGEEFDVPLQFINFR; translated from the coding sequence ATGGCAGACAGCTCCTTCGACGTGGTCAGCAAGGTCGACAAGATGGAGGCGGAGAACGCCCTCAACCAGGCCGCCAAGGAGATCGACCAGCGGTACGACTTCAAGGGTGCCGACGCGTCGATCGCGTTCAGCGGCGAAGACGTCCTCATCAAGGCGAACTCCGAAGAGCGCGCGAAGGCCGTCCTCGACGTCCTGCAGAGCAAGGCGATCAAGCGGAACATCAGCCTGAAGAGCCTCGACGCGGGCGACCCGTACCCCTCGGGCAAGGAGTACCGCATCGAGGTGAAGTTCAAGAACGGCATCGAGCAGGACGTCGCGAAGAAGATCGGTGCCTTCCTGCGCGCCAACGCGGCGAAGAGCGTGAAGAGCCAGATCCAGGGCGACGAGCTCCGGGTGTCCTCGAAGAGCCGCGACGACCTGCAGAACACGATCCAGCTCCTCAAGGGTGAAGAGTTCGACGTTCCGCTGCAGTTCATCAACTTCCGCTGA
- a CDS encoding MaoC family dehydratase N-terminal domain-containing protein: protein MSVNPELVGRTFPPAQPYLVGREKVREFSRAVFATNPIHHEPEAARAAGYDDVVAPPTFAVVVQEATLAQLLAEPDAGIDFSRVVHGEQAFTYDRPIIAGDELTATLTVTSVKTLGGNAMVTAESAVVDADGEHVVTATSTLVVRGDDA from the coding sequence GTGTCTGTGAACCCCGAGCTCGTCGGCAGGACGTTCCCGCCGGCCCAGCCGTACCTGGTCGGTCGTGAGAAGGTGCGCGAGTTCTCCCGTGCCGTGTTCGCGACGAACCCGATCCACCACGAGCCCGAGGCCGCCCGCGCCGCCGGCTACGACGACGTCGTCGCCCCGCCGACGTTCGCGGTCGTCGTGCAGGAGGCGACGCTCGCCCAGCTCCTGGCCGAGCCCGACGCCGGCATCGACTTCTCCCGCGTCGTGCACGGCGAGCAGGCCTTCACCTACGACCGGCCGATCATCGCCGGCGACGAGCTCACCGCCACGCTGACCGTCACGAGCGTGAAGACCCTCGGCGGCAACGCCATGGTCACCGCCGAGTCCGCCGTGGTGGACGCCGACGGCGAGCACGTCGTCACCGCCACCTCCACCCTCGTGGTCCGGGGGGACGACGCATGA